In one Ignavibacteriota bacterium genomic region, the following are encoded:
- a CDS encoding LacI family DNA-binding transcriptional regulator translates to MTVKQSDIADKLGISRVTVTKALQDSPDISSEMKSKVRKIAEEMDYIPNLTARHLTEKKTRTIGVIIPDITNMYFASIVRGMMEIAEKESYHIILTASREDSLTERNNIIKLLSMNVDGMLVCQTLETVEPDVFEKIQKRRKPLVFFGRPVGFDGYNSIGFNDFLAAQKITEYVIEKGYKKIAHISGDIKSDGGYRLEGFIQTMKKYNLSINEKWIVFGKFFPEYGYNGFKQIYESGDLPEVIFCGNGMIAQGLYEAIREKNLRIPEDIGVVAVDHKKFAEMLYPKLTYVDYPTRILGNEAMKLLIKKMASTNKKCKVENIILDSYLIENQSIR, encoded by the coding sequence ATGACAGTTAAACAATCAGATATTGCTGATAAACTAGGAATCTCAAGAGTTACGGTAACAAAGGCGCTGCAGGACAGCCCCGACATTTCTTCCGAAATGAAATCAAAGGTACGAAAAATTGCGGAAGAAATGGATTACATCCCGAATTTAACGGCAAGACATTTAACAGAAAAGAAAACAAGAACTATTGGCGTAATTATTCCCGATATAACCAATATGTATTTTGCGTCCATTGTGCGCGGCATGATGGAAATAGCCGAAAAAGAATCTTACCATATTATTCTAACTGCTTCAAGAGAAGACAGCTTAACCGAAAGAAACAATATTATAAAATTACTTTCAATGAATGTTGATGGAATGCTTGTTTGCCAAACTTTGGAAACTGTTGAACCCGATGTTTTTGAGAAAATTCAAAAAAGAAGAAAACCTTTGGTTTTTTTCGGAAGGCCTGTTGGTTTTGACGGATACAACTCAATTGGTTTTAATGATTTTCTGGCAGCTCAAAAAATCACCGAATACGTTATTGAAAAAGGTTATAAAAAGATCGCTCATATTTCCGGTGATATTAAAAGTGACGGAGGCTATAGATTAGAGGGCTTCATCCAAACAATGAAAAAATATAATTTATCGATAAACGAAAAATGGATTGTTTTCGGTAAATTTTTTCCCGAATATGGATATAACGGTTTTAAGCAAATTTATGAATCGGGCGATTTGCCGGAAGTGATTTTTTGTGGAAACGGAATGATAGCACAAGGTTTATATGAGGCAATAAGAGAAAAAAATCTCAGAATTCCCGAAGATATTGGCGTTGTGGCTGTTGATCATAAAAAATTTGCCGAAATGCTGTATCCCAAATTGACATATGTTGATTACCCTACACGAATATTAGGAAATGAAGCAATGAAACTTCTTATAAAAAAAATGGCTTCAACAAATAAAAAATGCAAAGTGGAAAATATTATACTTGACTCATATTTAATTGAAAATCAATCAATTCGTTAA
- the fucP gene encoding L-fucose:H+ symporter permease, giving the protein MEKILEVNKTDDKPKVVPKKYLVPFILVTSLFALWGFANDITNPMVAAFQTVMEISAARAALIQFAFYGGYATMAIPAALFIQKYSYKSSILLGLFLYAVGALLFYPAAKYEIFEFFLVSLYILTFGLAFLETTANPYILSMGDEKTATRRLNFAQSFNPVGSLLGMFVASNFILTSLQSDKRDANGDLIFYSLTSSEKAAIRTNDLAIIRDPYVFLGLVVIVVMVIIFMYKMPITKTNDGIHPMVSFRRLIKNPKYREGVIAQIFYVAAQIMCWTFIIQYAENLGITKAQAQNYNIVAMSIFLLSRFVSTYLMKYLNSRLLLFFFAIGGILTALGTIFIVGMVGLYCLIATSAFMSLMFPTIYGIALEGLKEDTTLGAAGLVMAIVGGALMPPLQGSIIDLGMVGSLPAVNFSFILPLISFVVISIYGYRTLKIHKLI; this is encoded by the coding sequence ATGGAAAAAATTCTAGAAGTAAATAAAACGGATGACAAACCGAAAGTTGTGCCTAAAAAATACCTCGTTCCGTTTATTCTTGTCACTTCTTTATTTGCTTTGTGGGGGTTTGCGAACGATATTACAAATCCAATGGTCGCAGCTTTTCAAACCGTTATGGAAATTTCCGCAGCAAGAGCGGCGCTAATTCAATTCGCGTTTTACGGCGGATATGCAACTATGGCAATTCCCGCGGCATTATTCATTCAAAAATACAGCTATAAAAGTTCAATTCTTCTGGGATTATTTTTATACGCCGTTGGAGCGCTGTTATTTTATCCCGCTGCAAAATATGAAATTTTTGAATTTTTTCTCGTTTCTCTTTATATTTTAACTTTTGGACTCGCATTTTTAGAAACGACGGCAAACCCTTATATTCTTTCTATGGGTGATGAAAAAACGGCTACACGCAGGTTGAATTTTGCTCAGTCGTTTAATCCTGTAGGTTCATTATTGGGTATGTTTGTCGCGTCAAATTTTATACTTACATCGCTTCAGTCTGATAAAAGAGACGCAAATGGAGATTTAATATTCTATTCACTCACCAGCAGTGAAAAAGCCGCTATTAGGACAAATGATTTGGCGATTATCCGCGATCCGTATGTATTTTTAGGATTAGTTGTTATTGTTGTTATGGTAATTATATTTATGTATAAAATGCCCATCACTAAGACAAACGACGGCATTCATCCTATGGTTTCTTTTAGAAGACTCATAAAAAATCCAAAATATAGAGAAGGAGTAATTGCTCAGATTTTTTATGTGGCAGCACAAATAATGTGTTGGACATTTATAATTCAATACGCGGAAAATCTTGGCATTACAAAAGCTCAAGCTCAAAATTATAATATTGTTGCGATGTCTATTTTTCTTCTAAGCCGATTTGTAAGTACTTATCTGATGAAATATCTTAATTCAAGACTATTGTTATTTTTCTTTGCAATTGGTGGAATTCTTACGGCACTTGGGACAATTTTTATTGTTGGAATGGTTGGGTTATATTGCTTAATTGCTACTTCAGCATTTATGTCATTAATGTTCCCTACAATTTACGGCATTGCTTTGGAAGGATTAAAAGAAGATACAACTTTAGGTGCAGCCGGTTTGGTAATGGCAATTGTAGGCGGTGCGCTTATGCCGCCACTGCAAGGTTCAATAATAGATTTGGGAATGGTCGGCAGTTTACCCGCAGTCAATTTTTCATTTATATTGCCGCTTATTAGTTTTGTTGTTATTTCAATTTATGGCTATAGAACTTTAAAAATTCATAAGTTAATTTAA